DNA from Gramella sp. MAR_2010_147:
TATAAAGCCAGTCTTACATCCTGCTGACTTTTAAGGTCACCTTCAATTATAATATCGCCTTTCCAGAGATCTTCCCAGGCTGAGGTGTGTTGACCTATTAAAACTTCTTTTGAGTTCAGGAGATTGTATATGGCCATTCTTTCAGATTCTGAAACCGGATCTGAAAAATTCTTCGTGGTGCAAATAGAGCCTGCCCAGGCAAATTCTGAACTCTCTCCTTTGCTGATTTTTTTTTCAAAGCTTAAGGTGTTTTCATGATCAGATTTAACCTCATGTATCAACTCAGGTCTTTGATGCTCGCGAGAAGAATTTATATCGTGCCAGATGAAAGTTGCAGAAGTACTTACAGTATGTTTTCCAAAGGGACTATCTGCTACAGATTGTAATATAGGCATGGTAGTTTCCACATCGCGCAGAACTTCATAGGAGTTTTTAGGTTTTTGATATTCTTCCGGAGTGAGGATCTTACCTGAAACTTTAAGGCTGATATTTTCTTTAGCATTCACCTTTACATCTAAATATCCGCTATATGGTAGATTTCTCAGGGCATAAACCGAATAGGATATATCAGCCTTATTTTTGAATGAAAAATAAGTTGTTAGAACGGCTTCTTTGAGATTTAAGGTCTGCTTCCAATTCGAAATATTTGAGGAATCGATTTTCTCTCCATCAATATACATATCGAGATTTCCGAAATTCATTCCATGTAAAACCTGGCTCACCTCTAAGTTGGGATCAACATCATATACATTATTGAGTACGACATGCTGAATCTCCAGCGGATTTTTTGAGGATAACATTCCAATTCTTCCGTTTGCCAGTGCTATTCCCGTATATTCAGAATTATCATCAACGGTAATATTCCAGCCGTCATTCTGAGCATATGAAAATATGGAAATTTTGAAAAGCAGAATGATCAGGATTTTTTTCATAGTCTGATGTTTTTGTATTTTTTATAACCTGTTTTCAGGAAGGAAATGAGGATCTTTTCATCATCCTCTAAATGCTTAATATGCAATTGAATTGCAGTTTATTTATTCAGCTATTTAACTTTATTTGGTTTTAGCGATCCAGTTATCGATTTTATTTTCCAGTAACTGAAGTGGTACACAACCGGTTTCCAGAACTTCTTTGTGATATTCTCTAATATCAAAATTGTCACCCAGCTCTGTTTTTGCTTTTTTTCTTAATTCCTGGATCTTTAGCTGTCCAATTTTATAAGATAGTGCCTGTCCTGGATTTGCCATATATCTTTCAATTTCTGATATAACACTAGCTTCCGGTTCAGCTTCATTTTCTAAAGAATACTGAATGGCTTCTTCGCGTGTCCAGCCTTTACTATGCAGACCAGTGTCCACAACCAGACGTACAGCACGATGCATTTCGGCACCAAGTGTCCCGAAATACTGATAAGGGTCTGTATATAATCCCAATTCCTTTCCTAAAGATTCAGAATATAAAGCCCAGCCTTCACCGTAACCACTATACCACAATGTTTTTCTGAAATCTGGTAAATCTTCATTTTCCTGGGTTAAAGAAATCTGGTAATGATGTCCTGGTATCGCTTCATGCAAAAATAAAGATTCATCACTATAAATATTGTAGGCAGAAGCATCTGGAATAGGAACATAGAAAATTCCGGGTCGTGTCCCATCCAGCGAGCCAGGATTATATTCGGCGCTGGCAGAATTTTCGCGAAATTCTTCTGTTCTTCTTACTTCAAAAGCTGTTTTTGGGGTAACGCTGAACAATTTGCTAATGTGTGGTTTCATGGTTTCATGAATTTCTTCAAAATTAGCGATCACTTTTTCAGGCTTATCAAAAGGCATTAGATCTTTATTCTCCCGTACATGATTAAAGAAAGATTTAAGGTCACCTTCATAACCCACTTCTTTCTTTACCTTTTCCATTTCTTTTGAAATTCGAGCTACTTCGTCCAGGCCTAGCTGATGAATTTCTTCTGCAGTCATATTGGTAGTGGTATAAAGCTTTATCTGGTGTTTGTAATATGTATCACCCTCAGGAATATCTGCGATTCCGCTTGATTTTCGTCCCTCTGGTAAATACTCGTTCTCAAGGAAAGAATGCATCTTTTTATACTGCGGAATCACTTTCTCAGTGATCATTGCCGTATATTCTTCTGTAATTCGCTGTTTCTCTTCTTCAGAAAAATTATCAGGTAAATTATTTAGCGGTCCATAGAATAAGTGGTTTTCAACATCAGCATTGGTCATGGATTCCATTTGAGGGATCACTTTTTTGATTAGCGATGCAGGTAAAACATAACCTTGCTGCATTCCTTCCCGCATATTATTTTCAGCAGATTCCATCCAGCTAAGAAAACCATCCACACGTTTTAGCCAGTTTTCATAATCTTCCACAGTTTTAAATGGTTGGGCTCCAGCGCCACTTGCGAGTTGTCCCATAAAAAGATTTACAGACCACATCTGGTCTATAGGCATGTATTTAGATTTTTTAAATTCCATAGAGGCAAGGTTCATCTCGCATTCCCAAAGCAGAATTTCCTTGCTCATTTTTTCGGTCTCAGTAAGATCTTCATCGCTTATAGAATTGGCTTTCTCCTGATATTTTGTATAATAATTTCTCAGGCTATCTTCATATTCCTGAGAGAGCATATTAGGAAATTGATCGTTATAGCGCATATCTCCTGAGGTGGTTGCTGAAATTGGATTCAGCTTCAACCCATCTTCATAGTAATTATTCAGAATAGAGTCAAATTTAGCACTCACTTCAGCTTCATTATTTTGTTCCGAAGTTTTAGCTGTATCATTTTTACAACTTAACAAGCCCGCAATTATAAAAAGGAGAAAAATTTTCTTGTACATCTTTAAATTTTAAAAGGATCTCTCAAAGATAAGGAAAACGGAAATAGATTTTCAGCAATAAAAAAGCCCCGCTATTTGCGAGGCTTTCTTCTAATATCTTAAATCTAAAGTCTAAGATCTATTCTTAGTATCTGTAATACTCAGGTTTGTATGGACCTTCAACTTCAACACCAATATATTCAGCCTGGTCCTGCTTAAGCTCGGTAAGCTCCACTCCAATTCTTTCCAGGTGAAGTTTTGCTACTTTTTCATCTAAATGCTTAGGAAGCATATAAACTTCGTTTTTATACTGATCTGTATTTTTCCAAAGTTCTATCTGTGCTAAGGTTTGGTTGGTAAATGAGTTACTCATTACAAAACTTGGGTGGCCAGTGGCACATCCAAGATTTACCAAACGACCTTCAGCTAGAAGTATAATATCCTTTCCGTCGATAGTATATTTATCAACCTGAGGCTTGATCTCTACTTTCGTGTTTCCGTGGTTTTCGTTCAACCAGGCAACTGCGATCTCATTATCAAAGTGACCAATATTAGCAACAATAGTTTTGTCTTTCATCGCTTCAAAATGTTCTCCTCGAACAATGTCTTTATTTCCTGTAGTGGTGATCACGATATCGGCTTTTGGAAGTACTGTTTCCAGTTTCTTTACTTCAAAACCGTCCATCGCGGCCTGTAGCGCACAAATAGGATCAATTTCAGTAACAGTTACAATAGAACCGGCACCTTTAAAAGATTGAGCGGTTCCTTTACCAACATCTCCATATCCACAAACAACTACACGTTTCCCGGCAAGCATTACATCGGTAGCACGACGAATCGCATCTACAGCACTCTCACGACATCCGTATTTATTGTCAAATTTCGATTTGGTCACAGAATCGTTTACATTGATCGCAGGCATAGGAAGTGTTCCTTTTTTCATACGCTCATATAATCTGTGAACTCCTGTGGTAGTTTCTTCAGAAAGTCCTTTGATACCTTTACCAAGTTCAGGATATTCATCCAGCACCATATTGGTAAGATCTCCACCATCATCAAGAATCATATTTAA
Protein-coding regions in this window:
- a CDS encoding DUF885 domain-containing protein, which gives rise to MYKKIFLLFIIAGLLSCKNDTAKTSEQNNEAEVSAKFDSILNNYYEDGLKLNPISATTSGDMRYNDQFPNMLSQEYEDSLRNYYTKYQEKANSISDEDLTETEKMSKEILLWECEMNLASMEFKKSKYMPIDQMWSVNLFMGQLASGAGAQPFKTVEDYENWLKRVDGFLSWMESAENNMREGMQQGYVLPASLIKKVIPQMESMTNADVENHLFYGPLNNLPDNFSEEEKQRITEEYTAMITEKVIPQYKKMHSFLENEYLPEGRKSSGIADIPEGDTYYKHQIKLYTTTNMTAEEIHQLGLDEVARISKEMEKVKKEVGYEGDLKSFFNHVRENKDLMPFDKPEKVIANFEEIHETMKPHISKLFSVTPKTAFEVRRTEEFRENSASAEYNPGSLDGTRPGIFYVPIPDASAYNIYSDESLFLHEAIPGHHYQISLTQENEDLPDFRKTLWYSGYGEGWALYSESLGKELGLYTDPYQYFGTLGAEMHRAVRLVVDTGLHSKGWTREEAIQYSLENEAEPEASVISEIERYMANPGQALSYKIGQLKIQELRKKAKTELGDNFDIREYHKEVLETGCVPLQLLENKIDNWIAKTK
- the ahcY gene encoding adenosylhomocysteinase, translated to MSTKTVPYTAYKVKDIELAEYGRREIELAEAEMPGLMALRREYGESKPLKGARIAGCLHMTIQTAVLIETLVELGADVTWSSCNIFSTQDHAAAAIAAAGIPVYAWKGMTEEEFNWCIEQTLFFGEERTPLNMILDDGGDLTNMVLDEYPELGKGIKGLSEETTTGVHRLYERMKKGTLPMPAINVNDSVTKSKFDNKYGCRESAVDAIRRATDVMLAGKRVVVCGYGDVGKGTAQSFKGAGSIVTVTEIDPICALQAAMDGFEVKKLETVLPKADIVITTTGNKDIVRGEHFEAMKDKTIVANIGHFDNEIAVAWLNENHGNTKVEIKPQVDKYTIDGKDIILLAEGRLVNLGCATGHPSFVMSNSFTNQTLAQIELWKNTDQYKNEVYMLPKHLDEKVAKLHLERIGVELTELKQDQAEYIGVEVEGPYKPEYYRY